The genomic window CATTTAATTGTCCGGTTTAAAACTTGTTTGCttgctgctgaaaatgtctggccCATCAACATCTTCTGCTTTTAAAATCCAGCCATATTTAATTTGTAATTGAACAGCCCAGATGTGAAGGAGAGGACTACATCTAACATGGCTGCCAAAATGAAGGGTGACGAGGACCAGCAGAAACCCCTTCGACCCTGAGCAGTGACAGAGGCATCATGTGATCCGTGACTGAGCTGAGAGCCTGCAGTCCTTCAGAGGGTAAAACACACCCAACACAGTAGTTACCATGGTGAGCTGTATCCATGGAAACAGCCACTTCATCTGCCtgctgtttccatggaaacacaatgaggagagagacagagtgaaggagggagggaagggttGGAGAAAGGAGGGAAGTTGTGGATGATAGTCCAACAGTGTTTTTATCGAAGTGACCCTTAACACCTGTACCTGACTGTGacctcatcatcatccaacaCACCTGTACCTGACAGtgacctcatcatcatcatccaacacACCTGTACCTGACAGTGacctcatcatcatccaacaCACCTGTACCTGACAGTGacctcatcatcatccaacaCACCTGTACCTGACTGTGACCTCATCATCACCCAACACACCTGTACCTGACTGTGacctcatcatcatccaacaCACCTGTACCTGACTGTGacctcatcatcatccaacaCACCTGTACCTGACAGTGacctcatcatcatccaacaCACTGTGAATCTGAAGGTGTACTCTACCTGGGCCGAGGGCTCGGATGTGAagctcctcctcttcttgtTTCACACGCAGGAATTTGGTTGGTTGGGACAGCCTGGGGGTGGAGCCAAGAGACAGAGTTTAGACTGTAAGCTTGTTTGTGAGCATGTTTATGGATGTAAAATGATTTCCTGTAACTGCTGCAGTTAATGTTTAAAGGATCCTAATCTCCATGATCTGTGtccctgcagcagctgcacctGCTCACAAACTACAATCACTAACTTCCTGTTTTGACATCACCTGTATTCACCTGTCCCTTTTACCTCACACAGAATCTGGGCGTCACCTGTCTCCCTCACCAGGTGAGATGTCCTCTGTCACTACTAACACCAAACAACTCTGattctgttgttgtttgagcagaaaattttattttgaagtcatTTGCACATCACAACATCCTGCAGTTTagacgctgacaggaagtgagacaTTCACAACTTTATTGAAGTGTCCAAGACGTCTGGCTCCTATTGATAAAGCTGACTGAAcataagtgtgtgtatgtgtgtgtgtctttgtgtgttatATAAGACAGGTTTATATAATAGACACACATAATCTACTcacaacacacccacacacacacttctcatgATCCTGTCGTCTATTCTGAGGACAAGtgcaggagagacagacaggtctgATTATGAAGTCACTCTGAAGAACATCATGTTTGATGATTCTTCCAGGAAGAACGAGCCAATCAGGGAGCTCCTTCATCATcacccacacagacactcaGCAGGTATTCAGACAtaaaaactgtctgtgtgtgtgtgtgtgtgtgtgtgtgtgtgtctgtctgtctgcctgtctgtctcacctgtctgtcagtcttcttctcttccccagaggaagcagcagagtCTCGTCCTTGGGCTCAGTTTTGACCTGAACACTTCTCCTGTtcatcagagagacagacaggtagagagggacagacaggtggagacataCAGTTGGGGGTAGACAGGTAAAGAGACAGACATGtcgagagacagacaggtgcagAGACAGACgggtagagacagacaggtggagagacaaacaggtagagagacagacaggtggggacagacaggtagagaaaAAGACaggtacagagacagacagatagagagacAAACAGgtagacagacaggcagagagacagacaggtggggaCAGACAAGTAGAGAGAAAGACAGgtacagaaacagacaaactgaaccATTCACTTTAATACAAACATGGTGTTTTAAGGAAACATACTCCACGGACTGTGGTTACCTGTCCGattggttgccatggtgataaATGGTGACAGGTACGAGGGTGACGACTTTCTCTCCTCCCAGCCTATCAGGAAGCACCACCTCTTTACGCATATTAATGTCTGAGTACGGACAGCCGAAGGCACTGGGCAAGACACGGCAGAAACATGAGTCAGCAGGCAGAGACATGACTCGGCAAACAGACACATTACTCAGCAGACAGAGACATGACTCGGCAAACAGAGACCTGATTCAGCAGACACAGGAATGACTCAGCAGACACAGACATCAATCAGCAGACAGATATACAGAGACATGACTCAGCAGACAAACACATGACTCGGCATACAGAGACATGACTTGGCAGGTGTATGTACCTGTGGTGTCCGGTGTATTTGGCTCCTTTGATGTGTCCGACCCCTCTGCAGCCTGGAGTGGGACAGACACCCTGAGAGGGGTGGGACAGGGGGGAGGAacctgtctcacacacacagaggaaacactgtCAGAATTATAAAGcctgtctgtctcactgtctctgacctgtctcaCCTGGTGGGGGCTCTAGCAAGTGTCCTGTGCGTTGACACCAGCCGACAGGGTGAAGGTCACAGAGGTCGCTGTCACACCAGACGTCAAACTGCTGCGACCAGCCGTCATAATGAACCTGCAGGTAATCACAcctggtgacatcatcacacaaTTCATAACATCACACACGtagacagacaggtagaaagTCAGGTCAAAGGTACCTTCACTCTGTAGTCTTCTGTATCTGTTACCGTGGCGACTCGGATTAACATGGGGTTCCTCCGGTCAACCGCCTCCAGTTTCTGATTGACTTGGAAATTGTGTGGAGCTCTCTGATTGGACAAAAAGACACCTGTCAGTCATCATATGCAGTGCACTGATCGACAGCTTTACTAACTCCTTGTTTCCTTTGCTACCTCTTTGTTTCCTCACCAGTGTGAAAACTGAACTGGGAGCGGCTGTGGAACCAGTTTCCTGTAAGTATTCCTGCCACACGAAATTCTCTGGGTTGGGGTgacctgaaaaacaaaagtacTGAGTACTCAGAGTACTACAGAGTAAATACtgagtgtatctgtgtgtgtaccttGTGGAGCAGTCAGAGGTCGtccatgttgttcacaccaGCCCACAGGATGGATGTACGGactgctgctgtcacacctgatcAATCAATACCATCAAAAGTCATCAATAAGCTTCAGTCTACTGCTAGTGCTactactgttactgctgctactgctactgctgctactactgctactgttactactgctactactgctactgttactactactgctactgctactactactgctactgttactactactgctactgttactactgctgctactgctactactactgctactgttactactgctgctactgttactactgttactactgcttctgctgctactactactgctgctactgctattgctgctactactactgctgctactgttactactgctgctactgctactactactgctactgttactactgctgctactgttactactgttactactgcttctgctgctactactactgctgctactgctattgctgctactactactgctgctactgttactactgctgctactgctactactactgctactgttactactgctgctactgctactgctactgttactactgctgctactgctgctactgttactactgctgctactgctactactactgctactgttactactgctgctactgttactactgttactactgcttctgctgctactactactgctgctactgttactactgctgctactgctactactactgctactgttactactgctgctactgttactactgttactactgcttctgctgctactactactgctgctactgttactactgctgctactgttactactgttactactgcttctgctgctactactactgctgctactgttactactgccgCTACTGCTattgctgctactactactgctactgttactactgctcctactgctactgttactactgcttctgctgctactactactgctgctactgttactactgctgctactgctgctattactgctactgttactacttctgctactgctactgctgcttctgctgctactgctactactactgctactgttactactgctgctactgctactgctgcttctgctgctactgctactactactgctactgttactactgctgctactgttactactgttactactgcttctgctgctactactactgctgctactgttactactgctgctactgttactactgttactactgcttctgctgctactactactgctgctactgttactactgctgctactgctactactactgctactgttactactgctgctactgttactactgttactactgcttctgctgctactactactgctgctactgttactactgctgctactgttactactgttactactgcttctgctgctactactactgctgctactgttactactgccgCTACTGCTattgctgctactactactgctactgttactactgctcctactgctactgttactactgcttctgctgctactactactgctgctactgttactactgctgctactgctgctattactgctactgttactacttctgctactgctactgctgcttctgctgctactgctactactactgctactgttactactgctgctactgctactgctgcttctgctgctactgctactactgctgctactgttactactgctgctactgctgctattactgctactgttactacttctgctactgctactgctgcttctgctgctactgctactactactgctactgttactactgctgctactgctactgctgcttctgctgctactgctactactactgctactgttactactgctgctactgctgctattactgctactgttactacttcTGCTATTGctactgctgcttctgctgctactgctactactactgctactgttactactgctgctactgctactactactgctactgttactactgctcctactgctactgttactactgcttctgctgctactactactgctgctactgctactactgctactactgctactgctactgctgctactcttacaactgcttctgctgctactgttaccactgcttctgctgctactgctactgctactactgctgccactgctactgttactactgctgctactgctactactgctactgctactactgttactgctactgctactactgctactgctgccactgctactgttactactgctgctactgctactgctactactgttactgctactgctactactgctactgctactagttactactgctgctactgctactgttactactgctgctactgctactactactactgctactgttactactgctgctactgctactgttactactgctgctactgatactgttactactgctgctactgttactgttactactgctgccactgctactgttactactgctgctactgctgcttctgctgctactgctactgttactactgctgctactgctactactactactgctactgttactactgctgctactgctactgttactactgctgccactgctactgttactactgctgctactgctgcttctgctgctactgctactgttactactgctgctactgctactactactgctactgttactactgctgctactattactactgctactgttattactgctactgctgctactgctactactactgatactgttactactgctgctactgatactgttactactgctgctactgctgcttctgctgctactgctactgttactactgcttctgctgctactgctactgctgctactgttactactgcttctgctgctactgatactgttactactgctgcttctgcttctgctgctaGTACTattgctgctactgctactgttactactgcttctgctgctactgttactgctgctactgctactgttactactgcttctgctgctactactactgctgctactgctactactgctactactgcttctgctgctactgctactgctgctactcttacaactgcttctgctgctactgttaccactgcttctgctgctactgctactgctactactgctgccactgctactgttactactgctgctactgctactactgctactgctactactgttactgctactgctactactgctactgctgccactgctactgttactactgctgctactgctactgctactactgttactgctactgctactactgctactgctactagttactactgctgctactgctactgttactactgctgctactgctactactactactgttactactgctgctactgctactgttactactgctgctactgatactgttactactgctgctactgttactgttactactgctgccactgctactgttactactgctgctactgctgcttctgctgctactgctactgttactactgctgctactgctactactactactgctactgttactactgctgctactgctactgttactactgctgccactgctactgttactactgctgctactgctgcttctgctgctactgctactgttactactgctgctactgctactactactgctactgttactactgctgctactattactactgctactgttattactgctactgctgctactgctactactactgatactgttactactgctgctactgatactgttactactgctgctactgctgcttctgctgctactgctactgttactactgcttctgctgctactgctactgctgctactgttactactgcttctgctgctactgatactgttactactgctgcttctgcttctgctgctaGTACTattgctgctactgctactgttactactgcttctgctgctactgttactgctgctactgctactgttactactgcttctgctgctactgttactactgcttctgctgctactactactgctgccactgttactactgcttCTGCCGCTACttctactgctgctactgctgctactgatactgctactactgctactactgcttctgctgctactgctgctactcttactactgcttctgctgctactgctgctgctactgctactactgcttctgctgctactgctgctactgatactgttactactactgctgctactgttactgttactactgctgctactgctgctactactgctactgctattactgctactactgctaccgCTACTAttgttactactgctgctactgctattactgctactactgctactacttcTGCtattactgctactactgctgctgctaccgcTACCGCTACTACTGTtattactgctgctactgctactactgctgctactactactagtgctactactgctactgctactattgctactgttactgctgctacggttactgctactgttactactgctgctactgctactactgctgctgctactactgctactaccgctcctgctactactgctactgctgctactgctactgctactactgctgctgctgctgctactactgctactgctactactgttgCTGccactactgctactgttactgctactactgctactgctactactgctactgctactgctgctcgCTATCTCACCAGTAGTCGTATGTGTCGTCCCAGTTGTCGAAGTGAACCAGGATGTGGTCCTCGATGACATCAGCGATGGAGGCAACGCAAACGAGCCCGGGGTTCTTTCTGTCGACCGCCTCCAACTTCATCCCCACACTGAACCCACAgctctgagagacagacaggtggataGACAGACAGGTGTATACTGACTGCAGTACGACAGGTAAAAAGACAGGTGGATAGACAGACAGGTGTATACTGACTGCAGTGCGACAGGTAAAAAGACAGGTGGATAGACAGACAGGTGTAAACTGACTGCAGCGCGACAGGTAAAAAGACAGGTGGATAGACAGACAGGTGTATACTGACTGCAGTGCGACAGGTGAACAGGGTGGGCGGAGCAGCATGAGACCCTGTGGACTGAAGGTAGACCTCCCAATCGAAATCTGTCTCACTGTGGCctgtggagagacagagacagacaggtagagtgGTGTCACCTGTGACAGGTGATTACCTGTGAGGGGGCGGGGCTACCTACACTCACCTTTAGGTGGGTGGAGCTTGCGATTGTTTTCTTGACACCACCCTGTTGGTCTGATGTCTGCTGAATCAGCGTTTACCCAGAAGTCATAGCACTCTGAGTATCCGTCGATATGGAGACGGAGCCGAAAGCCAATCacctgagacagagacaggagacTCACCTGACCAACctgagacaggtgtgtgtgtgtgtgtgtgtgtgtgtgtgtgttacctcaGCAACCGTCAGTACACAGAACATGGAGGGGTGCAGTGGGTCGATGCCCTCCAGCTTCATCCCAACTTTAAAACCAGTTCTCCAACTAGGAAAAGACTGGGACtgaaagacagacaggtcagagagacagagacagagagagagacagacagagacagacaggtcaaagACAGACTAATGCGACCACAAACCAACCAATCAGGCTTCGACTTatgaaggtccagtgtttaaCAGACAGGAAGTGTATTTGTTTGAGTGAATCAGGTGAGAGACCTCACTGTAAAGAACCAATGAGAGGTCAGACCCTGggacacctgtgtgtgtgtgtgtgtgtgtgtgtgtgtgtgtgtgtgtgtgttacctgtgtaaacagtgacagaggagcagcttcagcttTCTGTTCGTTCAGGTACTGCTGCCAGGACCAGGACCGCCGCTTCACACTCACtgaacaccaacacacacacacacacacacacagatgttgtTACTACAGTTACAAAAATCTGTTCTCTACAGCTCAGAGGACAAATGTGTAGTGCGTCTCATGctgctcctgggggaactcggagtgcggggacagaatttgaggaagacagtgagggaaatgtcagatgaagcaattaaatgcagccagtttatctattacagaagaaataatgtcagctgggggccagcagggggaactactaagcagggcacataactccttgagatcaggtggagagatccacttcctgtcaggagaaatccaggaagaggaagtatttaagtgtgggagtggcctattggaatccattttgtttgaggccatgcggcaaggtgagtgtgcttgctgatcctgtaagtccagttagctcctttaactttagcttatattgtagttatgctatgtagtgtgtgaaatagagtatggtgaatgtgacaggaaagctagtctcagcattgcttctgcctggagctcgcatgtatggagcctgggtttggttgaagatggcagtgctgtttgggctgagaaagccatgtgtaagtaagaaggaaatccaggaagaggaaggttatttaagtgtgggagtggcctatttgaatccattttgtttgagaccatgctgcaaagtgagtgtgtttgctgatcctgtgagttcatttatctcctttaactttagcttacattgtagttatgctatgtagcgtgtgaaatagagtatggtgaatgtgctagtaaaggtagtatcagcattgcttctgcctggagctcgcataaacggagcctgggcttggttgaagttggcagtgctgtttgggctgagatcactgtccagcctcctggaggtgtcattgttgtgagggctcgtcctggggaggtagactgtacagcctaacccggcgggggagtgtgatagcctaacaaggcttccttccctgggtctacctcctctgtggtagtataggtaaggtaaaggaggttgttcggttagtgtggggagcagtgagacctggcattaggggagtgtctctgggacgccagagatcactgtctagcctcctggaggtgtcgtgggactaactagacgaaacaccggtgaaaggaggttcccacccgatgaccccaaagacatgctagttatcactgctcacgggtctgtatagttaagccttgccataatagcttatcgtagggcttaggaggattattcactgagtgctgatccctttttttttttattattattagagcacaaacttcttgtgtttatttgaattcagaactagcccagctagtgactgctgtgaatagggcagctgacaacaagggaaagaccatgtgaccgcttggaaagacagctgacaggagggaaaagaccccaGCGGTGCTGGCATGGGttagcaacccatggtagcagtggtgaggcctagcagccttattacaaccaaaattagctacagccaacatagggaaaataccccaagagtcagcgagagcaggggtggaagatgactcacaggtggattacacggtaacagacattggaaaggacacgactatgacttggaccagtgactcagtgaaggataggggcacggacctatccaccagtgctagaattagcagcactcagggcaaggtgagcgcatctgtagagggCAAAAGTAGCAtagttgagaacaagatgcttcaggtttgtccttgcggctggcagaaagtaacatcagtgaaaggcctcagaactcatcagggaaagaagaagtgtgtggcaaagaaagggcagagtagccgcattgatcagtacttcctaagaagtcagttgagtcagtcggatgaagtccagcggcaggtagaaaaccacagttcgcaggatatcagtaacgctgccactgaggaggagggggtagtaagagaggatgcaggtgacactgaggccagtatgctagccagagaaagaactatggagcaaaaggttagagttagatggcctagagcaaatgacagtaaagaatgggagatagttattagagacttgtcagtaatcttgagtaggcttagaggaaatgcaatacaaaggttagaaaagatgggagatataatgtattcatatggtgtagagaggtttggggtgcatgagagaaagaggagtgagagggtacagtcaggtaagtctaggcggcagagagaaatagagaagttagtcaaggaaaggagacagttaagaaagcagtggaaaaaggctacagaagaagaaagggagggaattaaggtgttgcaagaggagttgaggagcaggctagcagttcttagaagggcggagcatctcaggaaaaagaggaggaagaaggaatatgctaggacaggttttttcagggacccttttaagtttgttaaaggattgttcagccaggaaaagggagggcagcttaaagcagaaaggttagaggttgaagaatatttgagaaacacgtattcagatttggagaagaataggatagtaggtttcccacctgatatccctccattaggagggatagagcatgagatggatgtcaggccacctaggtggaaggaagttcaggaggtggtcaggcgtgcaaaggcttcttcggccccagggcctaatggagtcccctaccgggtttataaaagtgcgcctgatacccttaaatttttgtggaaacagctaagaatagtttgggaaaaacaaattataccaagagcatggcgtagggcagggggtgtcctcattcctaaggagaaggagtctgtggaccttagccagttccggatgatttctctcttgaatgtgga from Epinephelus lanceolatus isolate andai-2023 chromosome 20, ASM4190304v1, whole genome shotgun sequence includes these protein-coding regions:
- the l3mbtl4 gene encoding lethal(3)malignant brain tumor-like protein 4 isoform X3, with translation MKLEGIDPLHPSMFCVLTVAEVIGFRLRLHIDGYSECYDFWVNADSADIRPTGWCQENNRKLHPPKGHSETDFDWEVYLQSTGSHAAPPTLFTCRTASCGFSVGMKLEAVDRKNPGLVCVASIADVIEDHILVHFDNWDDTYDYWCDSSSPYIHPVGWCEQHGRPLTAPQGHPNPENFVWQEYLQETGSTAAPSSVFTLRAPHNFQVNQKLEAVDRRNPMLIRVATVTDTEDYRVKVHYDGWSQQFDVWCDSDLCDLHPVGWCQRTGHLLEPPPGSSPLSHPSQGVCPTPGCRGVGHIKGAKYTGHHSAFGCPYSDINMRKEVVLPDRLGGEKVVTLVPVTIYHHGNQSDRRSVQVKTEPKDETLLLPLGKRRRLTDRLSQPTKFLRVKQEEEELHIRALGPAAESSLQAALHQSVFLSAMSAQPGRDLSLCWEQHRKLLPGVAGVQAETVQHWSVQQVSDFIESIPGCEEHAKQFRDEQIDGRAFLLLTQRDIVRIMSIKLGPALKIYNSILMFKHAEDRSQSQAAADSSQSQAAEDRSLSHVAEDRSLSHVAEDRSPSHVAEDRSQSHVAEGRSPSHVAEDRSPSHVAEDRSPSHVAEDRSQSHVAEDRSPSHVAEDRSQSHVAEGRSPSHVAEDRSPSHVAEDRSPSHVAEDRSQSHVAEGRSPSHVAEDRSPSHVAEDRSPSHVAKDRSQSHAEESSVLWEGLHFPSNDI
- the l3mbtl4 gene encoding lethal(3)malignant brain tumor-like protein 4 isoform X2; this translates as MKNKVSSTQVSVKRRSWSWQQYLNEQKAEAAPLSLFTQSQSFPSWRTGFKVGMKLEGIDPLHPSMFCVLTVAEVIGFRLRLHIDGYSECYDFWVNADSADIRPTGWCQENNRKLHPPKGHSETDFDWEVYLQSTGSHAAPPTLFTCRTASCGFSVGMKLEAVDRKNPGLVCVASIADVIEDHILVHFDNWDDTYDYWCDSSSPYIHPVGWCEQHGRPLTAPQGHPNPENFVWQEYLQETGSTAAPSSVFTLRAPHNFQVNQKLEAVDRRNPMLIRVATVTDTEDYRVKVHYDGWSQQFDVWCDSDLCDLHPVGWCQRTGHLLEPPPGSSPLSHPSQGVCPTPGCRGVGHIKGAKYTGHHSAFGCPYSDINMRKEVVLPDRLGGEKVVTLVPVTIYHHGNQSDRRSVQVKTEPKDETLLLPLGKRRRLTDRLSQPTKFLRVKQEEEELHIRALGPAESSLQAALHQSVFLSAMSAQPGRDLSLCWEQHRKLLPGVAGVQAETVQHWSVQQVSDFIESIPGCEEHAKQFRDEQIDGRAFLLLTQRDIVRIMSIKLGPALKIYNSILMFKHAEDRSQSQAAADSSQSQAAEDRSLSHVAEDRSLSHVAEDRSPSHVAEDRSQSHVAEGRSPSHVAEDRSPSHVAEDRSPSHVAEDRSQSHVAEDRSPSHVAEDRSQSHVAEGRSPSHVAEDRSPSHVAEDRSPSHVAEDRSQSHVAEGRSPSHVAEDRSPSHVAEDRSPSHVAKDRSQSHAEESSVLWEGLHFPSNDI
- the l3mbtl4 gene encoding lethal(3)malignant brain tumor-like protein 4 isoform X1; translation: MKNKVSSTQVSVKRRSWSWQQYLNEQKAEAAPLSLFTQSQSFPSWRTGFKVGMKLEGIDPLHPSMFCVLTVAEVIGFRLRLHIDGYSECYDFWVNADSADIRPTGWCQENNRKLHPPKGHSETDFDWEVYLQSTGSHAAPPTLFTCRTASCGFSVGMKLEAVDRKNPGLVCVASIADVIEDHILVHFDNWDDTYDYWCDSSSPYIHPVGWCEQHGRPLTAPQGHPNPENFVWQEYLQETGSTAAPSSVFTLRAPHNFQVNQKLEAVDRRNPMLIRVATVTDTEDYRVKVHYDGWSQQFDVWCDSDLCDLHPVGWCQRTGHLLEPPPGSSPLSHPSQGVCPTPGCRGVGHIKGAKYTGHHSAFGCPYSDINMRKEVVLPDRLGGEKVVTLVPVTIYHHGNQSDRRSVQVKTEPKDETLLLPLGKRRRLTDRLSQPTKFLRVKQEEEELHIRALGPAAESSLQAALHQSVFLSAMSAQPGRDLSLCWEQHRKLLPGVAGVQAETVQHWSVQQVSDFIESIPGCEEHAKQFRDEQIDGRAFLLLTQRDIVRIMSIKLGPALKIYNSILMFKHAEDRSQSQAAADSSQSQAAEDRSLSHVAEDRSLSHVAEDRSPSHVAEDRSQSHVAEGRSPSHVAEDRSPSHVAEDRSPSHVAEDRSQSHVAEDRSPSHVAEDRSQSHVAEGRSPSHVAEDRSPSHVAEDRSPSHVAEDRSQSHVAEGRSPSHVAEDRSPSHVAEDRSPSHVAKDRSQSHAEESSVLWEGLHFPSNDI